The proteins below are encoded in one region of Brassica napus cultivar Da-Ae chromosome A6, Da-Ae, whole genome shotgun sequence:
- the LOC106386394 gene encoding abscisic acid 8'-hydroxylase 3 isoform X2, whose amino-acid sequence MDFSSMFLTLFVAALFLCLLRLIASVAGSRRSSSSQLPLPPGTMGYPYVGETFQLYSQDPNVFFASKQRRYGSVFKTHVLGCPCVMISSPEAAKFVLVTKSHLFKPTFPASKERMLGKHAIFFHEGDYHAQLRKLVLRAFMPDSVRNMVANIESIARESLSSWDGTQLNTYQEMKTYTFNVALISILGEDAVLYREDLKRCYYILEKGYNSMPINLPVTLFHKAMKARKELAQILANILSQRRQNQSTHKDLLGSFMEDKEGLTDEQISDNIIGVIFAARDTTASVLTWILKYLADNPTVLEAVTEEQMSIRKEKKEGEGLTWEDTRKMTLTSRVVQETMRVATILSFTFREAVEDVEYEGYLIPKGWKVLPLFRNIHHNADFFSDPGKFDPSRFEVAPKPNTFIPFGNGIHSCPGNELAKLEIFILIHHLTTKWSIVGPSDEIQYGPFALPQNGLPIALERKPEVDM is encoded by the exons ATGGATTTCTCCAGCATGTTCCTCACTCTCTTTGTGGCGGCTCTGTTTCTCTGTTTGCTCCGGCTAATAGCCTCCGTCGCCGGATCCCGCCGTAGCTCCTCCTCGCAACTCCCTCTTCCTCCGGGAACAATGGGTTATCCTTACGTCGGAGAAACATTCCAGCTTTACTCGCAAGACCCTAATGTGTTCTTCGcatcaaaacaaagaag ATACGGTTCGGTGTTCAAGACTCATGTGTTAGGATGTCCATGTGTGATGATCTCGAGCCCTGAAGCAGCGAAATTCGTATTGGTTACCAAGTCTCATTTGTTTAAACCAACTTTTCCGGCGAGCAAAGAGAGGATGCTTGGAAAGCACGCCATCTTCTTCCACGAAGGAGACTACCATGCTCAACTCAGAAAGCTCGTCTTGAGAGCTTTCATGCCTGATTCAGTCAGGAACATGGTCGCTAACATTGAATCAATCGCTCGAGAATCACTCAGTTCTTGGGATggaactcaactcaacacttacCAAGAAATGAAAACA TACACTTTCAACGTGGCGTTGATCTCGATACTCGGAGAAGACGCAGTCTTGTACAGAGAAGATCTGAAACGATGCTACTACATTCTTGAGAAAGGTTACAACTCGATGCCGATCAATCTCCCGGTAACACTATTCCACAAAGCCATGAAAGCTCGCAAGGAGCTAGCTCAGATCCTCGCTAACATCTTATCGCAAAGAAGACAAAACCAGTCTACGCACAAAGATCTTCTCGGATCATTCATGGAAGACAAAGAAGGGTTAACCGACGAGCAAATCTCCGACAACATAATCGGAGTTATTTTCGCGGCAAGAGACACGACCGCGAGTGTGCTGACGTGGATCCTCAAGTACTTAGCAGATAATCCAACTGTCCTAGAAGCTGTCACT GAAGAACAAATGTCGATAAGGAAAGAGAAAAAGGAAGGAGAGGGTCTCACTTGGGAAGACACAAGGAAGATGACACTTACTTCTAGAGTCGTCCAAGAGACAATGAGAGTTGCTACAATCTTATCTTTCACATTTAGAGAAGCTGTAGAAGATGTCGAATATGAAG GATACTTGATACCAAAGGGATGGAAAGTATTGCCACTATTCAGAAACATTCATCACAATGCTGATTTCTTTTCGGATCCCGGAAAATTTGATCCATCGAGATTTGAAGTTGCGCCGAAGCCGAATACATTCATACCATTTGGGAATGGGATCCATTCTTGTCCGGGAAATGAGTTAGCTAAACTTGAAATCTTCATTCTAATCCATCACCTCACCACTAA GTGGTCAATCGTAGGACCAAGTGACGAAATTCAGTATGGACCGTTTGCTCTTCCTCAGAATGGACTGCCTATTGCTTTGGAACGAAAACCAGAGGTTGACATGTGA
- the LOC106386394 gene encoding abscisic acid 8'-hydroxylase 3 isoform X1, translating into MDFSSMFLTLFVAALFLCLLRLIASVAGSRRSSSSQLPLPPGTMGYPYVGETFQLYSQDPNVFFASKQRRYGSVFKTHVLGCPCVMISSPEAAKFVLVTKSHLFKPTFPASKERMLGKHAIFFHEGDYHAQLRKLVLRAFMPDSVRNMVANIESIARESLSSWDGTQLNTYQEMKTYTFNVALISILGEDAVLYREDLKRCYYILEKGYNSMPINLPVTLFHKAMKARKELAQILANILSQRRQNQSTHKDLLGSFMEDKEGLTDEQISDNIIGVIFAARDTTASVLTWILKYLADNPTVLEAVTEEQMSIRKEKKEGEGLTWEDTRKMTLTSRVVQETMRVATILSFTFREAVEDVEYEGYLIPKGWKVLPLFRNIHHNADFFSDPGKFDPSRFEVAPKPNTFIPFGNGIHSCPGNELAKLEIFILIHHLTTKYKWSIVGPSDEIQYGPFALPQNGLPIALERKPEVDM; encoded by the exons ATGGATTTCTCCAGCATGTTCCTCACTCTCTTTGTGGCGGCTCTGTTTCTCTGTTTGCTCCGGCTAATAGCCTCCGTCGCCGGATCCCGCCGTAGCTCCTCCTCGCAACTCCCTCTTCCTCCGGGAACAATGGGTTATCCTTACGTCGGAGAAACATTCCAGCTTTACTCGCAAGACCCTAATGTGTTCTTCGcatcaaaacaaagaag ATACGGTTCGGTGTTCAAGACTCATGTGTTAGGATGTCCATGTGTGATGATCTCGAGCCCTGAAGCAGCGAAATTCGTATTGGTTACCAAGTCTCATTTGTTTAAACCAACTTTTCCGGCGAGCAAAGAGAGGATGCTTGGAAAGCACGCCATCTTCTTCCACGAAGGAGACTACCATGCTCAACTCAGAAAGCTCGTCTTGAGAGCTTTCATGCCTGATTCAGTCAGGAACATGGTCGCTAACATTGAATCAATCGCTCGAGAATCACTCAGTTCTTGGGATggaactcaactcaacacttacCAAGAAATGAAAACA TACACTTTCAACGTGGCGTTGATCTCGATACTCGGAGAAGACGCAGTCTTGTACAGAGAAGATCTGAAACGATGCTACTACATTCTTGAGAAAGGTTACAACTCGATGCCGATCAATCTCCCGGTAACACTATTCCACAAAGCCATGAAAGCTCGCAAGGAGCTAGCTCAGATCCTCGCTAACATCTTATCGCAAAGAAGACAAAACCAGTCTACGCACAAAGATCTTCTCGGATCATTCATGGAAGACAAAGAAGGGTTAACCGACGAGCAAATCTCCGACAACATAATCGGAGTTATTTTCGCGGCAAGAGACACGACCGCGAGTGTGCTGACGTGGATCCTCAAGTACTTAGCAGATAATCCAACTGTCCTAGAAGCTGTCACT GAAGAACAAATGTCGATAAGGAAAGAGAAAAAGGAAGGAGAGGGTCTCACTTGGGAAGACACAAGGAAGATGACACTTACTTCTAGAGTCGTCCAAGAGACAATGAGAGTTGCTACAATCTTATCTTTCACATTTAGAGAAGCTGTAGAAGATGTCGAATATGAAG GATACTTGATACCAAAGGGATGGAAAGTATTGCCACTATTCAGAAACATTCATCACAATGCTGATTTCTTTTCGGATCCCGGAAAATTTGATCCATCGAGATTTGAAGTTGCGCCGAAGCCGAATACATTCATACCATTTGGGAATGGGATCCATTCTTGTCCGGGAAATGAGTTAGCTAAACTTGAAATCTTCATTCTAATCCATCACCTCACCACTAAGTACAA GTGGTCAATCGTAGGACCAAGTGACGAAATTCAGTATGGACCGTTTGCTCTTCCTCAGAATGGACTGCCTATTGCTTTGGAACGAAAACCAGAGGTTGACATGTGA
- the LOC106385679 gene encoding uncharacterized protein LOC106385679, with the protein MPRLSSTHATSPFIWCAGIICAIISIAVIIGGIVIFVGYMVIHPRVPIISVEYAHLDLLKYDIVGVMQTQLTIVIRAENDNAKTPALFDKTNFKLSYEGKIIAYLKQDEFVVAKEKSVFSHYVVQSSPIPLSTQMKQAIDYAIKQDVIVFELKGGSKARWRVGPVGSVKFECNLSCELRFRPSDHNYIPSHCTSSHKH; encoded by the exons ATGCCCAGATTGTCATCTACCCATGCTACAAGCCCTTTCATCTGGTGTGCGGGCATCATCTGTGCCATCATCTCTATTGCTGTGATAATTGGTGGCATTGTAATCTTCGTTGGTTACATGGTCATTCACCCGCGAGTTCCCATCATTAGTGTTGAGTATGCTCACCTCGACCTCTTAAA GTATGATATAGTTGGAGTCATGCAGACGCAGTTAACGATTGTGATTCGCGCAGAGAACGATAATGCTAAGACTCCTGCTTTGTTTGATAAAACCAATTTTAAGCTAAGCTACGAAGGTAAAATAATAGCGTATTTAAAACAGGATGAGTTCGTAGTTGCTAAAGAGAAATCAGTTTTCTCTCATTACGTGGTTCAGTCATCTCCAATACCATTGAGTACACAAATGAAGCAAGCCATAGACTACGCGATTAAACAAGATGTGATTGTTTTCGAACTTAAAGGTGGGTCAAAGGCTCGATGGCGAGTCGGGCCAGTAGGATCGGTCAAGTTCGAATGTAACCTTAGCTGTGAGCTTAGGTTTAGACCGTCTGATCATAATTACATCCCATCTCATTGCACTTCTTCTCATAAGCATTAG
- the BNAANNG05500D gene encoding uncharacterized protein BNAANNG05500D, with amino-acid sequence MGSGRSKSCRASTEPGGGGGRRRKPMSLLCSLHSSCLASTSHDSDDDVDHQVCNGRRRMESLNQGDAQDCYDDEELKDKNELELDDDCGVVVEEEAAVSNVGGSVQESPTPSGVFSHFKFLPGNISSRLSRASSSRSFNTTYPREVSVIQPARVESPRNPVIDNVVRDIDAMRYGEDRSSSSRVGNGMERQVVREPSVDRNVSFSRTLSVGRLRDRVLRRSSLSDFTFRPSHQGEDDTDLFPADNTAAAEDTPVTSTSLLNRSASSIRRTLFGVQDQQTTSPLVIEGRYQGLLEHRSDFLERRRRIRSQVRALQRLGSRFESVTGHHDRACVLSGLDQAGRCTCRAGTNRGSTTTTTTPTTDETNARASISRIVLLAEALFEVLDEIHQQSVVLSSQQPSVSSIGSVPAPNDVVDLLPIKQYTKSQSEDSSQCYICLVEYEEGDTIRTLPCHHEFHRTCVDKWLKEIHRVCPLCRGDICRHDPSPELH; translated from the exons ATGGGATCTGGGCGGAGCAAATCGTGCCGAGCCTCTACGGAacctggtggtggtggaggaagGAGGAGAAAACCAATGAGTCTCCTTTGCTCTCTTCACTCTTCTTGCCTCGCTTCTACTTCTCACGACAGTGACGATGACGTTGATCATCAG GTATGTAACGGAAGGAGGAGGATGGAATCTTTGAATCAGGGAGATGCACAAGATTGTTATGATGATGAAGAACTGAAAGATAAAAACGAGCTTGAGCTTGATGATGATTGTGGTGTTGTtgttgaagaagaagcagcTGTAAGCAACGTTGGCGGTTCGGTTCAAGAATCTCCCACTCCAAGTGGAGTTTTCTCGCATTTCAAATTCCTTCCTGGTAACATAAGCTCCAGACTTAGCAGAGCTTCAAGCTCTAGATCCTTCAACACTACTTACCCACGAGAAGTATCTGTCATACAACCTGCTAGAGTTGAGTCTCCGAGGAACCCTGTGATTGACAATGTGGTTAGAGACATTGATGCCATGCGATATGGAGAAGatcgttcttcttcttcgagagTAGGGAATGGTATGGAAAGACAAGTTGTTCGTGAACCTTCCGTTGATCGGAATGTTAGTTTTAGCAGGACTCTGAGTGTTGGACGTCTCCGTGACAGAGTTCTTCGCCGGTCTTCACTCTCTGATTTCACATTCCGTCCTTCACATCAGGGAGAAGATGATACTGATCTCTTCCCTGCTGATAACACTGCAGCAGCGGAGGATACTCCTGTGACTTCAACGTCGTTACTAAACCGTTCTGCTTCTAGCATTAGAAGGACGTTATTCGGAGTTCAAGATCAACAGACGACAAGTCCTCTTGTCATAGAAGGGAGGTATCAAGGTTTATTAGAACACCGATCAGATTTCCTTGAGAGAAGGAGGAGAATTAGATCTCAG GTTCGTGCTCTTCAAAGATTGGGAAGCCGGTTTGAGAGTGTCACAGGCCATCATGATAGGGCTTGTGTCTTATCAGGTCTAGACCAAGCAGGTCGTTGCACATGCCGTGCAGGTACTAACCGTGGTtccactacaacaacaacaacaccaacaaCCGATGAAACAAACGCTAGAGCTAGCATCTCAAGGATAGTATTGCTAGCTGAAGCTCTCTTCGAG GTTCTTGATGAAATTCATCAGCAATCTGTTGTATTATCCTCTCAACAACCATCAGTATCATCAATAGGATCTGTTCCTGCACCTAACGACGTTGTGGACTTGTTACCTATAAAACAGTATACTAAATCACAAAGCGAAGATTCCTCACA ATGTTATATATGTCTTGTGGAGTATGAAGAAGGAGACACTATAAGGACACTTCCTTGTCATCATGAATTCCATAGAACATGTGTGGATAAATGGCTTAAAGAGATTCACAG AGTATGTCCTCTATGTCGTGGAGACATTTGTAGACATGATCCATCACCTGAACTACACTGA
- the LOC106388227 gene encoding inhibitor of trypsin and hageman factor: protein MKVEWPELKGVSGIEAKKKIESDNPHVTAFIYPEDVYLPSINCCNRVVLYVPSDNCPNGPVTNTPIIG, encoded by the coding sequence ATGAAGGTGGAGTGGCCAGAGCTAAAAGGAGTGAGCGGAATCGAAGCAAAGAAAAAGATAGAAAGTGATAATCCACATGTGACTGCTTTTATATATCCTGAAGATGTCTATCTACCATCCATCAATTGTTGTAATCGTGTTGTCCTCTATGTTCCGAGCGACAATTGCCCCAACGGTCCAGTCACCAACACACCTATTATTGGATAG
- the LOC106386387 gene encoding protein NUCLEAR FUSION DEFECTIVE 4-like, with amino-acid sequence MAGQSRKWMILVATIWIQAFTGTNFDFSTYSSDLKSVLGISQVQLNYLAVASDLGKVFGWSSGLALLYFPLWTVLFAAATMGFVGYGVQWLVITNVISLPYFLVFLCCLLAGLSICWFNTVCFVLCIRNFPANRSLALSLTVSFNGVSAALYTLAYNAINPISTQLYLLLNALIPLIVSFAALIPILRQPPLEPLPPDGVRRDSFMFLLLNILAVLNGVYLLLFGSKTSGVTSARLLFGGSILLLILPLCLPGLVYARNWYLHKVHSSFRLEGSGFILVDVDELEIHKGMVTREASFDGYQLLNDDVVLRTAITPVQKSFIEDENNRSCCSNLIRRNQLGMLGEEHPLFLLLCRSDFWLYYIAYFCGGTIGLVYSNNLGQIAQSLGQSSETTTLVTLYSSFSFFGRLLSATPDYIRAKFYFARTGWLAVALFPTTVALFLLASSGSLSALQAGTALIGLSSGFIFAAAVSITSELFGPNSVGVNHNILITNIPIGSLVYGFLAALVYESHSTAGSKTGSVICMGRDCYFLTFVWWGCLSVIGLASSVVLFLRTRRAYQRFEQDRIASSMLYS; translated from the exons ATGGCGGGACAGTCGCGAAAATGGATGATTCTGGTGGCGACGATCTGGATTCAAGCCTTCACTGGCACCAATTTCGATTTCTCGACGTACTCGTCGGATTTGAAATCGGTTCTAGGGATATCTCAGGTGCAGCTCAACTACCTCGCCGTGGCTTCCGATCTCGGCAAGGTTTTCGGCTGGTCGTCGGGTCTCGCGCTTTTGTATTTCCCTCTCTGGACGGTTCTCTTCGCTGCGGCGACAATGGGATTCGTTGGGTATGGTGTCCAGTGGCTCGTCATCACTAACGTTATCTCTTTGCCGTACTTCCTG GTGTTTCTGTGTTGTTTATTAGCTGGGCTAAGTATCTGCTGGTTTAACACAGTCTGCTTTGTGCTCTGCATCAGAAACTTCCCTGCAAACAGATCACTTGCGCTTTCTCTCACAGTCAGCTTCAACGGCGTTAGTGCTGCCTTATACACTCTTGCTTACAACGCAATCAACCCTATCTCCACACAGCTATACCTTCTCCTAAACGCCCTTATACCTCTCATCGTCTCCTTCGCTGCTCTCATCCCTATTCTTCGCCAACCGCCTCTTGAGCCTCTCCCACCAGACGGAGTTCGTAGAGACTCTTTCATGTTTCTCTTGCTCAACATATTAGCGGTTTTGAACGGTGTTTATCTGCTTCTCTTTGGTTCGAAGACTTCTGGTGTAACCTCAGCTCGTCTCCTCTTTGGTGGATCGATTCTTCTCTTGATTCTCCCTTTATGCCTTCCTGGTCTAGTCTACGCTCGTAACTGGTATCTACACAAAGTCCACTCTAGTTTCCGTTTAGAAGGTTCTGGTTTCATTCTTGTTGATGTCGATGAGCTTGAGATACATAAAGGAATGGTCACACGTGAAGCTAGCTTCGACGGTTATCAGTTGCTGAACGATGATGTAGTACTGCGAACAGCCATTACTCCTGTTCAGAAGAGTTTCATTGAAGATGAAAACAACAGATCCTGTTGCAGTAATCTCATTAGAAGAAACCAGCTTGGAATGCTTGGAGAAGAACATCCACTGTTTTTGTTATTGTGCAGATCAGACTTCTGGCTTTACTATATAGCTTATTTTTGCGGTGGCACGATTGGACTTGTCTATAGCAACAACCTCGGACAGATTGCGCAGTCTTTAGGACAAAGCTCTGAGACAACAACTCTTGTCACGCTTTATTCGTCTTTCTCATTCTTTGGTCGGTTGCTTTCAGCAACACCAGACTATATCAGAGC GAAGTTTTATTTCGCTAGAACCGGGTGGCTAGCCGTTGCTCTTTTCCCAACCACAGTCGCTCTTTTCTTGCTGGCATCATCAGGGAGTTTGTCAGCGTTACAAGCAGGAACAGCTTTAATCGGTCTAAGTTCAGGTTTCATATTCGCAGCAGCGGTTTCCATAACGTCTGAGCTGTTTGGACCAAACAGCGTTGGGGTTAACCACAACATCCTGATCACAAACATACCGATAGGATCGTTGGTGTACGGTTTCTTAGCTGCTTTGGTCTATGAATCCCATAGCACGGCTGGGTCAAAGACCGGGTCCGTTATATGTATGGGGCGAGACTGTTATTTCCTAACGTTTGTGTGGTGGGGATGCTTATCGGTGATTGGGCTAGCTTCAAGTGTTGTCTTGTTTCTGAGAACTAGAAGAGCTTATCAACGTTTTGAACAAGATCGGATAGCATCAAGCATGCTCTATTCTTGA